In the Thermodesulfovibrio yellowstonii DSM 11347 genome, one interval contains:
- a CDS encoding ZIP family metal transporter, with protein sequence MFEQKIQAISPIILALIAGIFTWFMTALGASMVLMIKRVNQKIFDLALGFAAGVMIAASFWSLLQPAIEMSEKLNIVSWLPPAVGFILGAIFLRLFDMIIPHLHLQSPIHEAEGLKVSLRRSTLLVLAVTLHNIPEGLAIGVSFGAHALKPEDVSLISSVVLAFGIGIQNIPEGFAISIPLRAEGFSRLKSFSVGQISGIVEPIFAVVGVLMVEVMQNLLPYALGFAAGAMIFITAEELIPESQKKGNSDIATAGLIIGFTLMMILDVAFK encoded by the coding sequence CTGCTCTGGGTGCTTCAATGGTTCTGATGATAAAGAGAGTGAATCAAAAGATTTTTGATTTAGCACTGGGTTTTGCAGCAGGAGTTATGATTGCTGCAAGTTTCTGGTCACTCCTTCAGCCTGCAATTGAAATGTCTGAGAAATTAAACATAGTTTCTTGGTTACCACCTGCTGTAGGATTTATTCTGGGTGCTATTTTCCTTAGATTATTTGATATGATTATTCCTCATCTTCATCTCCAATCACCAATTCATGAAGCAGAGGGACTAAAAGTATCTTTAAGAAGAAGCACTCTTTTGGTTTTAGCAGTTACCCTACATAATATTCCTGAAGGATTGGCTATCGGTGTTTCATTTGGAGCTCATGCATTAAAACCAGAGGATGTAAGTTTAATCTCATCTGTTGTACTTGCCTTTGGAATAGGTATTCAAAATATTCCTGAGGGATTTGCCATTTCAATTCCATTAAGAGCTGAAGGTTTTTCAAGACTAAAAAGCTTCTCTGTTGGTCAAATCTCAGGAATAGTTGAACCAATATTTGCAGTAGTAGGAGTTCTGATGGTTGAAGTCATGCAAAATCTCCTACCCTATGCCTTGGGATTTGCTGCTGGAGCAATGATTTTTATCACAGCAGAGGAGTTGATTCCAGAATCACAGAAAAAGGGAAATTCCGATATTGCAACAGCAGGACTCATTATAGGATTTACACTTATGATGATTCTTGATGTTGCCTTTAAGTGA
- the wrbA gene encoding NAD(P)H:quinone oxidoreductase — MKILIVYYSTFGNTYKMAQLIADGVKEAGGEPIIRRCPELIPENIIESRPDMKAGAEMQKDVPLVTLEDFKQADGYAFGTPTRFGNVSAQLKNVIDQLGPLWIQRVFEGKPAGVFVSTGTLHGGQETTILTFMTVLLHLGCIIVGVPYSVSDLYLTKGGGSPYGPGHIAEAENKREIDQNEANICKAFGRRLTEIAKRLKST; from the coding sequence ATGAAAATTCTTATAGTTTATTACAGCACTTTTGGGAATACTTACAAGATGGCACAACTGATAGCAGATGGTGTTAAAGAAGCTGGTGGAGAGCCTATAATAAGAAGATGCCCAGAATTAATTCCTGAAAATATTATAGAGTCAAGGCCAGACATGAAAGCAGGGGCAGAGATGCAGAAAGATGTTCCTTTGGTAACTCTTGAAGATTTTAAACAAGCGGATGGATACGCCTTTGGAACGCCCACGAGGTTTGGAAATGTGTCTGCGCAACTTAAGAATGTTATTGATCAACTCGGTCCTTTATGGATACAGAGAGTTTTTGAAGGGAAGCCAGCAGGAGTTTTTGTTTCAACAGGTACACTTCATGGAGGTCAAGAAACTACAATTCTTACTTTTATGACTGTTTTGCTTCATCTTGGTTGTATCATTGTTGGAGTTCCTTATTCAGTTTCTGATTTATATCTAACAAAGGGAGGAGGATCTCCTTATGGACCAGGACATATTGCAGAGGCTGAAAATAAAAGAGAGATTGATCAGAATGAGGCAAATATTTGTAAAGCTTTTGGAAGAAGACTTACAGAGATAGCAAAAAGGCTTAAAAGCACCTAA
- a CDS encoding cytochrome c3 family protein: MSFKLGKISDLATPFTVTVFFLQFLLIVGFLGYGYYMDSSESCINCHSSKEKMAELGYPQFYVTLGEVRKQTGHKTVQCRDCHLGNGRAHDKDEAHKGMLKAIFVNESAEPVERSKVYSKEEIELNKIFPMGGNALFELLPKKRENDGVSLHPEVRNILWHDRNPYTFNFDPKIAEKTCGKRGCHQEELKQFRSTTMATNYRQRTMQTWLEPYGPHNCGPSFADLPPEEILKIAEFDFTNTEKIRKEINVSFTTEQAIAKQRLCNVCHAGCVDCHYAPSRERGTHAFIKVPDSLSCMGRGRGNSVCHTGSGHSRRGETYIGKFYSIPQGRKPDIHFTKGIHCVDCHQTGKKGMGDMQRKATCGDCHIEIEKALTNSVHRNLTCTACHVTEAGGYQITVWGKGYIGEKPNPFKKYSLYYGIQKPLILMKDQKGIWFPVKIFPHSVSNIKKDVAPTEIKFRWSNGETRDMYAIIGTFDGLPSGDKHLLWLQIEEVAHPFGKARDCKSCHSSIQTSVSTWQYEDIQGAEPFKGGYKIVADEKGLRLKDFWHSKIKVLKGFELSQFASWLYLTDKWFIPGDFSIRFDKKKYKEYERLYKKNLVKLERLKGRFSDKELKTLRQILLHNPEHKF, encoded by the coding sequence ATGTCCTTCAAACTTGGTAAAATAAGTGATCTCGCTACTCCTTTTACTGTAACAGTTTTTTTTCTTCAGTTTCTACTTATAGTTGGCTTTTTAGGCTATGGATACTACATGGATTCATCTGAAAGTTGTATAAATTGCCACAGTTCAAAGGAAAAAATGGCTGAGCTTGGATATCCTCAATTTTATGTTACACTTGGAGAAGTAAGAAAACAGACAGGACATAAAACAGTTCAATGTAGGGACTGTCACTTAGGTAACGGAAGAGCTCACGATAAAGATGAAGCACATAAGGGAATGTTAAAAGCAATCTTTGTCAATGAAAGTGCGGAACCAGTGGAGAGAAGCAAAGTTTACAGCAAGGAAGAGATAGAGCTAAACAAAATATTTCCAATGGGGGGAAATGCTCTTTTTGAGCTTCTTCCAAAAAAGAGAGAAAATGATGGAGTATCTCTTCATCCTGAGGTGCGAAATATTCTCTGGCATGATAGAAATCCTTATACTTTTAATTTTGATCCTAAAATAGCTGAAAAAACATGTGGAAAGAGAGGTTGTCACCAAGAAGAGTTAAAACAATTCAGAAGCACAACAATGGCGACAAACTATCGTCAAAGAACTATGCAGACATGGCTTGAACCCTATGGACCACACAACTGTGGTCCATCCTTTGCAGATTTACCTCCAGAGGAAATACTTAAAATCGCAGAGTTTGATTTCACAAATACTGAAAAGATAAGAAAGGAAATAAATGTTTCATTTACTACCGAACAAGCAATTGCAAAACAGAGACTTTGCAATGTATGCCATGCTGGATGTGTTGACTGCCACTATGCACCAAGCAGAGAAAGAGGCACTCATGCCTTCATAAAAGTTCCAGATTCATTGAGTTGCATGGGAAGAGGAAGAGGAAATTCAGTCTGCCATACCGGCTCAGGGCACTCAAGAAGAGGAGAAACCTATATAGGGAAGTTTTATTCAATTCCTCAAGGAAGAAAGCCAGATATTCATTTTACAAAGGGAATTCACTGTGTAGACTGTCACCAAACAGGTAAAAAAGGAATGGGTGATATGCAACGTAAGGCAACCTGTGGAGACTGTCATATTGAGATAGAGAAAGCCCTTACAAACTCAGTTCATAGGAATCTCACCTGTACAGCCTGTCATGTAACAGAGGCAGGTGGATATCAGATAACAGTCTGGGGTAAGGGATACATAGGTGAAAAGCCTAATCCGTTTAAAAAATACTCTCTCTATTACGGAATTCAAAAGCCTCTTATATTAATGAAAGACCAAAAAGGCATATGGTTTCCCGTTAAGATTTTTCCCCATAGTGTAAGTAATATTAAGAAAGATGTAGCACCAACAGAGATAAAATTTAGATGGTCCAATGGTGAAACAAGGGATATGTATGCAATTATCGGTACCTTTGATGGACTTCCTTCAGGAGATAAACATCTGCTTTGGTTACAAATTGAGGAAGTAGCACATCCATTTGGAAAAGCAAGGGACTGTAAAAGTTGCCACAGTAGCATTCAAACTTCTGTTTCAACATGGCAGTATGAAGACATTCAGGGAGCAGAACCATTTAAAGGAGGATATAAAATAGTTGCCGATGAAAAAGGGTTAAGATTAAAGGATTTCTGGCACAGTAAGATAAAGGTATTGAAGGGCTTTGAGCTATCTCAGTTTGCCTCATGGCTCTATCTAACTGATAAATGGTTTATCCCCGGAGATTTTAGTATTAGATTTGATAAGAAAAAGTATAAAGAGTATGAGAGGCTTTACAAAAAAAATCTTGTAAAACTTGAAAGACTTAAAGGCAGATTTAGTGATAAGGAATTGAAAACACTGAGACAGATTCTTTTGCATAATCCTGAGCATAAGTTTTAG
- a CDS encoding rhodanese-like domain-containing protein encodes MVDVRPREQAEKEHIKGAINISLAELDKAKKLFPKQKNAPIIIYCTQDKLSLKAFDIIRKWGYVNTSYLEGGIEAWKKAGGEVLSGQLKKEIVYIPKPKHGTIGIEEFKKIIGKIPANVIILDVRDPEETQMGIIKGAKNIPVNELKDRLNELPKDKEIVVHCATGMRAEMAYNILKEAGYNVKFLDATIQIKKGGKYKITEN; translated from the coding sequence TTGGTTGATGTAAGACCAAGAGAGCAAGCAGAAAAGGAACATATAAAGGGTGCTATTAATATATCTCTCGCGGAACTTGACAAGGCAAAAAAATTATTCCCTAAACAGAAAAATGCACCGATTATAATTTATTGCACACAGGATAAACTTTCACTTAAAGCTTTTGACATTATAAGAAAATGGGGATATGTAAATACCTCTTATCTTGAAGGTGGGATAGAAGCATGGAAGAAAGCTGGTGGAGAGGTTTTATCCGGACAGTTAAAGAAAGAGATTGTATATATTCCAAAGCCAAAACACGGGACAATTGGTATAGAGGAATTCAAGAAGATTATAGGAAAAATTCCAGCCAATGTGATTATACTTGATGTAAGAGATCCTGAGGAAACACAGATGGGTATTATAAAAGGGGCTAAAAACATACCAGTAAACGAGCTTAAGGATAGGCTTAATGAACTACCAAAGGATAAAGAAATAGTTGTTCACTGTGCAACTGGAATGAGAGCAGAAATGGCTTACAACATACTTAAAGAAGCAGGATACAATGTAAAATTCCTTGATGCAACCATTCAGATTAAAAAAGGCGGCAAATATAAAATAACAGAAAACTAA
- a CDS encoding rhodanese-like domain-containing protein, whose product MSKKGRTLILTCLIFALCLAFLASQGISQQKPIIAKGCSLPGCHTAKQGELWGNLKTVSGKAAMIQIDTGALWTVKFDENTKLKNWNQPLNKLPKEKEIAITYVEKNGEFYATLINVKPPVAVDPSKVIKVNEMKKIYDAKSALIIDCRPAGRYNEGHIPGAINIWFAEFDKHIDKLPKDKNSSIVYYCQGPT is encoded by the coding sequence ATGAGTAAAAAAGGGCGAACTTTGATTTTGACTTGTTTGATTTTTGCTTTATGTTTAGCTTTTTTAGCCTCTCAGGGTATATCTCAACAAAAGCCTATCATAGCTAAGGGATGTTCTTTGCCTGGTTGTCACACTGCAAAGCAAGGAGAACTTTGGGGTAATTTGAAGACTGTCTCTGGAAAAGCTGCGATGATTCAAATTGATACAGGTGCTTTATGGACTGTCAAATTTGACGAAAATACCAAACTAAAGAATTGGAATCAACCCCTTAATAAATTACCAAAAGAAAAAGAGATTGCTATTACTTATGTAGAGAAAAATGGCGAATTCTACGCCACTTTAATTAATGTAAAACCGCCAGTTGCCGTGGACCCTTCAAAGGTTATAAAAGTTAATGAAATGAAAAAAATTTATGATGCAAAAAGTGCACTCATAATTGATTGTAGACCTGCTGGTAGATATAATGAGGGACATATACCTGGTGCAATTAACATCTGGTTTGCAGAGTTTGATAAACATATTGATAAATTACCGAAGGATAAAAATAGTTCAATTGTATACTACTGTCAAGGTCCTACTTGA
- a CDS encoding rhodanese-like domain-containing protein, with translation MKRWSKILIVISLVLMLSNFTFAATPLSDERVKEAKQCGIQEVDVNSAKELIKKGAVILDVREYTEYVAGHIPGAIWAPRGLLDFQAYDWLPDKEKTYLVYCKTGGRGAVSSCDLKKLGYKNVYNLKGGFNAWSNSGEPVEKGEPQGMGKGIKK, from the coding sequence ATGAAAAGATGGAGCAAGATTCTAATTGTAATCAGCCTTGTATTAATGTTAAGTAACTTTACTTTTGCAGCTACCCCATTAAGCGATGAGAGAGTTAAAGAAGCTAAACAATGTGGAATTCAGGAAGTTGATGTAAATTCCGCTAAAGAGTTGATTAAAAAAGGTGCAGTGATTTTAGATGTTAGGGAATATACTGAGTATGTTGCAGGTCATATTCCAGGTGCAATTTGGGCTCCAAGAGGATTATTAGATTTTCAGGCTTATGATTGGTTGCCAGATAAAGAAAAAACATATTTAGTTTATTGTAAGACAGGAGGAAGAGGAGCGGTTTCAAGTTGTGATCTTAAAAAACTTGGATATAAAAATGTCTACAATTTAAAAGGGGGATTTAATGCCTGGTCAAATTCTGGAGAGCCTGTAGAAAAAGGAGAGCCTCAAGGAATGGGTAAAGGTATAAAAAAATAG
- a CDS encoding rhodanese-like domain-containing protein: MKVLLATLVTVLLFTLSAFAYDVEMAKKFDVMFSQMTPEVLAMRPCQITTKDILEMIKKKEDFVILDIRTPAEQKLIAPVWKDSLLIPMHELFKPENLAKLPKNKKIAVLCHTGDRAAAATIALRAVGFSNAFQFKGGIAEFAKEVGRLATEYVKE, encoded by the coding sequence ATGAAAGTCTTATTAGCAACTTTAGTAACTGTCTTATTGTTTACCTTATCGGCTTTTGCTTATGATGTAGAGATGGCAAAAAAATTTGATGTCATGTTTTCTCAGATGACCCCAGAAGTTCTCGCAATGAGACCTTGTCAGATAACAACAAAAGATATACTTGAAATGATCAAAAAGAAAGAAGATTTTGTAATTCTTGACATAAGAACACCTGCAGAACAAAAACTTATAGCTCCTGTATGGAAAGACTCTCTTCTAATCCCAATGCATGAACTTTTTAAACCTGAAAACCTTGCAAAACTTCCAAAGAACAAAAAAATTGCAGTGCTGTGTCACACAGGGGATAGAGCTGCTGCTGCCACAATTGCCTTAAGAGCAGTTGGATTTTCCAATGCCTTCCAATTCAAAGGTGGAATAGCTGAATTTGCTAAAGAAGTAGGCAGGCTTGCAACAGAATATGTGAAAGAATAA
- a CDS encoding sirohydrochlorin chelatase, translating into MDKIIIIAHGSPKKEINNLDSMVEDLAIVLGKKVEDIKYAYLKYGSPSVDEAITKCVEEGAKRIIIHPFFLSSGSHVSFDIPKIIENIKKLYPQLEVLCTNPLGKSKKLVYVIKDLIEENLERIS; encoded by the coding sequence ATGGATAAAATAATTATCATAGCTCATGGAAGCCCTAAAAAAGAGATAAATAATTTAGACTCTATGGTTGAAGACTTAGCAATTGTTCTCGGCAAAAAGGTTGAAGATATCAAATATGCTTATCTTAAATATGGTAGCCCCTCAGTGGATGAGGCTATAACTAAATGCGTAGAAGAAGGCGCAAAAAGAATAATAATACATCCATTTTTTTTATCTTCAGGAAGTCATGTTTCTTTTGATATTCCTAAGATTATTGAAAATATAAAAAAACTTTATCCACAACTTGAAGTTTTATGCACAAACCCATTGGGAAAAAGTAAAAAATTAGTTTATGTAATTAAAGATTTAATTGAAGAGAATCTTGAAAGAATATCATAA
- a CDS encoding ABC transporter substrate-binding protein has product MKILVFFLIFLFFSTSSFAEVQRIISLAPSVTEAIYYLNATDRLVAVSNYCKWPEEIKNKTKVGGMINPSYEKILVLKPDLVVISKDVTPKEVYNRLIELGIKVHVYAPKSLEDISNELIRLGIVIGKEKEAKSIAYEFQKKLRKIRKVFKGQKALFIIWADPLTVAGKTSHINEVMNLLGLTNIAEFSSINIERIIKMNPDIIFFGVGHKSSVSENLILKLKDTNAVKNGKVYYISDKIYHLSPRIIEGIEEMTNKAKTWIK; this is encoded by the coding sequence GTGAAGATTCTGGTATTTTTTCTAATATTTTTATTCTTTTCCACATCATCTTTTGCTGAGGTTCAAAGAATTATTTCCCTTGCACCGTCAGTTACAGAAGCAATTTATTATCTAAATGCCACTGACAGATTGGTTGCTGTATCAAACTATTGTAAATGGCCCGAGGAAATTAAAAACAAAACGAAAGTAGGAGGTATGATCAATCCATCATATGAAAAAATATTAGTTTTAAAACCAGATCTTGTAGTAATTTCAAAAGATGTTACTCCTAAGGAAGTTTACAACAGACTAATAGAACTCGGCATCAAGGTACATGTCTATGCTCCTAAAAGTCTTGAAGATATATCTAATGAATTAATAAGACTTGGAATTGTCATTGGCAAAGAAAAGGAAGCAAAAAGTATCGCCTATGAATTTCAAAAAAAACTAAGAAAAATAAGGAAGGTTTTTAAAGGGCAAAAGGCGTTATTTATAATATGGGCTGATCCACTCACTGTTGCAGGCAAGACATCTCATATAAATGAAGTCATGAATCTATTAGGGCTTACAAACATTGCCGAGTTTTCATCAATTAACATAGAAAGAATAATTAAAATGAATCCAGATATTATTTTTTTTGGTGTCGGACACAAATCCTCTGTATCAGAGAATTTGATTTTAAAACTAAAAGACACTAATGCAGTAAAAAATGGTAAAGTTTACTATATAAGTGATAAAATTTATCATTTAAGTCCAAGAATCATAGAAGGAATTGAAGAAATGACAAATAAGGCAAAAACATGGATAAAATAA
- the cobU gene encoding bifunctional adenosylcobinamide kinase/adenosylcobinamide-phosphate guanylyltransferase, giving the protein MITFIIGGIKSGKSNFALKEGEKTGNRNFYYIATARVIDEEMKERIERHKKERGSHWITIEEPINLNEAIMKITQNSSVVIDCLTTWLTNLLVEGYDFCEFVEAFFDLLRKYRDEIHLFIVANEVGLGIIPENELGRKFVDLAGTVNHKVMDICDRAYLMVAGVPLRIK; this is encoded by the coding sequence ATGATTACATTTATAATCGGTGGAATAAAAAGCGGAAAAAGCAATTTTGCACTCAAAGAGGGAGAAAAAACAGGAAACAGAAATTTTTATTATATTGCAACGGCAAGAGTTATTGATGAGGAGATGAAGGAACGCATAGAAAGGCATAAGAAAGAAAGAGGCAGTCACTGGATTACTATAGAAGAGCCAATAAACTTAAATGAGGCTATTATGAAAATTACTCAGAACTCATCTGTGGTAATTGATTGCTTAACTACATGGCTTACAAATCTTCTTGTTGAAGGCTATGATTTTTGTGAATTTGTAGAAGCATTTTTTGATTTATTGAGGAAATATAGAGATGAAATTCATTTATTTATTGTGGCAAATGAAGTTGGTTTGGGCATAATTCCTGAAAATGAGCTTGGAAGAAAATTTGTTGACCTTGCAGGGACTGTCAATCATAAAGTAATGGATATATGCGATAGAGCTTATTTAATGGTTGCTGGAGTGCCTTTGAGAATAAAGTGA
- a CDS encoding pyridoxal phosphate-dependent aminotransferase, with the protein MRHGGDIYTASEITGKAICEIIDMSSSVNPLHLPEKIKRKALERFPLLHKYPDTEARAFIKTFSELYRIPPENIVCGNGSTELIYLIVKALKPNSVLILEPTFIEYEKACRVNEIDDVEKVFTLNKEEIFEMINKKMQKRKYEMIFICNPNNPTGWLIDKKEILELANHYEDSTFVLDEAFIDFAPDETLLRDSISSNIIVLRSLTKFYGLAGLRFGYAVAFFKTIERIKRYRQPWSINSLSQCIAEEIIKDEEFKKQSHDFFLMEKDFFEYSLNKLKLRYFPSVANFYLIEIHKKGIFQYMLARGILIRDCSNFYGLNENFIRVSVKTRFENEIFFKELKKFLES; encoded by the coding sequence GTGAGACACGGAGGTGATATTTATACTGCTTCAGAAATTACAGGCAAAGCCATTTGTGAAATTATAGACATGAGCTCCTCTGTTAATCCTCTACATTTACCAGAAAAAATAAAAAGAAAAGCTCTTGAAAGGTTTCCACTTCTACATAAATATCCTGATACTGAAGCAAGAGCTTTCATAAAAACTTTTTCAGAACTTTATAGAATTCCACCTGAAAATATAGTTTGTGGAAATGGCTCAACAGAACTGATTTATCTAATAGTAAAGGCATTAAAACCTAACTCTGTTTTGATTTTAGAACCCACATTTATTGAATATGAGAAAGCTTGTAGAGTAAATGAGATAGATGATGTAGAAAAAGTTTTTACTTTGAATAAAGAAGAAATTTTTGAAATGATTAACAAAAAAATGCAAAAAAGAAAGTATGAGATGATTTTCATCTGCAATCCCAATAATCCAACAGGATGGTTAATAGATAAAAAAGAAATTTTGGAACTGGCTAATCATTATGAGGATTCAACTTTTGTATTAGATGAAGCTTTTATAGATTTTGCTCCCGATGAAACTCTGCTCAGAGATTCAATATCATCAAATATTATTGTTTTACGCTCTCTCACAAAGTTTTACGGACTTGCAGGACTTAGATTCGGCTATGCTGTTGCTTTTTTTAAAACTATTGAAAGAATAAAGAGATATAGACAGCCATGGAGTATAAATAGTTTATCGCAGTGTATAGCAGAAGAAATAATCAAAGATGAAGAGTTTAAAAAGCAGAGTCATGATTTTTTCCTTATGGAAAAAGATTTTTTTGAATATTCATTGAATAAACTCAAACTCAGATATTTTCCATCTGTGGCAAATTTTTATCTTATTGAAATTCACAAAAAAGGTATTTTCCAATATATGTTAGCAAGAGGAATTCTTATTAGAGATTGTTCAAATTTCTATGGACTCAATGAAAATTTTATAAGGGTTTCAGTAAAAACCAGATTTGAAAATGAAATATTTTTCAAAGAACTAAAAAAGTTTTTGGAGAGTTGA
- the cbiB gene encoding adenosylcobinamide-phosphate synthase CbiB, which produces MKILFVDSWIIVSAFLIDFLIGDPKKYHPVKTIGKLIEKTENFLRKRKLNGRFGGFLLFLFVAVSVFLFSVIFVYFLNKLSSLSEITWLFSCILLAVAGSLFIALRGLIEEAKRINRLLNEESLEQARISLKALVGRDTDNLSADKIRIAIIESLAENLSDGVIAPLFYFLIGGFPFLLLYKTVNTLDSMVGYKNEIYRKFGWFSAKMDDIFNYIPARITGLLIVLIAFIMLGFSSGKRALKIMLRDGKNHSSPNSGIPEAAMSGAVGVRIGGPNYYGGVLFKKPYIGDDLEIVKSNHVHLCIKFVILSSFIFVLLSIIIREAII; this is translated from the coding sequence ATGAAGATATTATTTGTTGACAGTTGGATAATAGTTTCAGCATTTTTAATTGATTTTTTGATTGGAGATCCCAAAAAATATCATCCTGTCAAGACAATAGGCAAACTTATTGAAAAAACTGAAAATTTTTTAAGAAAAAGAAAACTCAATGGTAGATTTGGTGGTTTTTTGCTCTTTTTATTCGTTGCAGTCTCTGTTTTTTTATTTTCCGTTATATTCGTATATTTTCTAAATAAGCTGAGCAGTCTATCAGAGATAACATGGTTATTTTCATGTATTCTTTTAGCAGTAGCTGGAAGCTTATTTATTGCTTTACGAGGGCTAATTGAGGAGGCTAAAAGGATAAATAGGCTTTTAAATGAAGAAAGTTTGGAGCAGGCAAGAATTTCATTGAAAGCCCTCGTTGGAAGGGATACGGATAATCTTTCAGCAGACAAAATAAGAATCGCAATTATTGAAAGTCTTGCTGAGAATCTATCTGACGGAGTTATTGCACCGTTGTTTTATTTTTTAATAGGAGGCTTTCCATTTCTACTTCTCTATAAAACTGTAAATACCCTTGATTCAATGGTTGGTTATAAAAATGAAATATATAGGAAGTTTGGGTGGTTTTCAGCTAAAATGGATGATATTTTTAACTATATTCCGGCAAGAATAACAGGACTCCTGATTGTTTTAATCGCCTTTATAATGCTTGGTTTTTCATCTGGGAAGAGGGCATTGAAAATTATGCTGAGAGATGGAAAAAATCACAGCAGTCCAAACAGTGGAATACCTGAAGCAGCAATGTCAGGAGCTGTTGGAGTAAGAATAGGAGGTCCTAATTATTATGGAGGCGTACTTTTTAAAAAGCCCTATATTGGAGATGATTTAGAAATTGTGAAATCAAATCATGTTCATCTTTGCATTAAATTTGTGATTTTAAGTAGTTTTATCTTTGTTTTGTTATCAATCATAATTAGAGAGGCTATTATATGA